One window from the genome of Ailuropoda melanoleuca isolate Jingjing chromosome 5, ASM200744v2, whole genome shotgun sequence encodes:
- the MAD2L1 gene encoding mitotic spindle assembly checkpoint protein MAD2A, with product MALQLSREQGITPRGSAEIVAEFFSFGINSILYQRGIYPSETFTRVQKYGLTLLVTTDPELIKYLNNVVEQLKDWLYKCSVQKLVVVSNIESGEVLERWQFDILCDKTAKDDR from the exons ATGGCGCTGCAGCTCTCCCGAGAGCAAGGCATCACCCCGCGCGGGAGCGCCGAAATCGTGGCGGAGTTCTTCT cattTGGCATCAACAGCATTTTATATCAGCGTGGCATATATCCATCTGAAACCTTTACTAGAGTGCAGAAATATGGACTCACCTTGCTTGTAACAACTGATCCTGAGCTCATAAAATACCTAAATAATGTGGTGGAACAACTGAAAG ATTGGTTATACAAGTGTTCAGTTCAGAAACTGGTGGTAGTCTCAAATATTGAAAGTGGTGAGGTCCTTGAAAGGTGGCAATTTGATATTCTGTGTGACAAGACTGCAAAAGATGACAGGTAA